One genomic window of Glycine soja cultivar W05 chromosome 9, ASM419377v2, whole genome shotgun sequence includes the following:
- the LOC114368070 gene encoding membrane steroid-binding protein 1-like has translation MALQLWETLKEAIVAYTGLSPPTFFTLLALILALYYVVSGLFPSSDHRHNTASRDLEPQMEPLRPPVQIGEVTEDDLKAYDGTDPEKPLLMAIKGQIYDVSQSRMFYGPGGPYALFAGKDASRALAKMSFEEKDLTGDISGLGPFELEALQDWEYKFMGKYVKVGTVTKTVPVTEPESTAEPSESTPHDESSKPTEDDGPSESAAAKNDETPSKVDADKE, from the exons ATGGCTCTGCAACTATGGGAGACATTGAAGGAGGCCATAGTTGCCTACACGGGGCTCTCCCCGCCCACCTTCTTCACCCTTCTGGCCCTGATCCTAGCCCTATACTACGTCGTTTCTGGGCTCTTCCCCTCTTCCGACCACCGCCACAACACCGCCTCGCGCGACTTGGAGCCCCAGATGGAGCCTCTGCGACCCCCCGTTCAGATCGGCGAGGTCACCGAGGACGACCTCAAGGCCTACGACGGCACCGATCCCGAGAAGCCTCTCCTCATGGCCATCAAGGGCCAGATCTATGATGTTTCCCAGAGCAG AATGTTTTATGGACCTGGTGGACCCTATGCTCTATTTGCTGGCAAGGATGCTAGCAGAGCTTTAGCAAAAATGTCTTTTGAAGAGAAAGATCTAACTGGAGATATCTCTGGTCTTGGACCGTTTGAGCTTGAGGCCTTGCAAGACTGGGAATACAAATTTATGGGCAAGTATGTAAAAGTTGGAACCGTAACAAAGACAGTTCCAGTAACTGAACCAGAATCCACTGCTGAACCATCAGAATCTACTCCCCATGATGAATCTTCAAAGCCTACTGAAGATGATGGCCCATCAGAATCAGCAGCTGCTAAAAATGATGAAACCCCTTCAAAGGTTGATGCAGATAAAGAGTAA